One genomic window of Paenisporosarcina antarctica includes the following:
- the rpmE gene encoding 50S ribosomal protein L31 — MKTGIHPQHKVATVSCSCGNSFVTGSVKEDIKVEFCSECHPFYTGKQKFAQADGRVDRFNKKYGLKEDIQE; from the coding sequence ATGAAAACAGGAATTCATCCCCAACACAAAGTAGCTACAGTATCATGTTCATGTGGTAACTCATTTGTAACAGGTTCAGTAAAAGAAGACATTAAAGTTGAGTTTTGCTCAGAATGTCATCCATTCTATACTGGCAAACAGAAATTCGCGCAAGCGGATGGACGTGTTGACCGTTTCAACAAAAAATATGGTCTTAAAGAAGATATCCAAGAATAA
- the rho gene encoding transcription termination factor Rho encodes MSILKIADLESMTLKELYALARELKISYYSKLTKKELIFSILKTRAEQEGFFFMEGVLEIIQSEGFGFLRPINYSPSSEDIYISASQIRRFDLRNGDKVTGKVRPPKENERYYGLLQVELVNGEDPDSAKDRVHFPALTPLYPDRHIKLETDSSKLSTRIMDLVAPVGFGQRGLIVAPPKAGKTMILKEIANSISTNYPDAELIVLLIDERPEEVTDIERSVKADVVSSTFDEVPENHVKVAELVLDRAMRLVEHKRDVIILMDSITRLARAYNLVIPPSGRTLSGGIDPAAFHRPKRFFGAARNIEEGGSLTILATALVETGSRMDEVIYEEFKGTGNLELHLDRNLAERRIFPALDIRRSGTRKEELLIPADQLEKLWAIRKTFSDSNDFGERFLKKLSQSKTNEEFFEQLNTEMKEKRGGKGLL; translated from the coding sequence ATGTCAATTTTAAAGATTGCTGACCTAGAAAGTATGACGTTAAAAGAACTGTATGCGCTTGCGCGGGAGTTGAAAATCTCTTACTACAGTAAACTTACGAAAAAAGAACTAATTTTTTCGATTTTAAAAACACGAGCCGAACAAGAAGGCTTTTTCTTCATGGAAGGTGTCTTAGAGATCATTCAGTCTGAAGGCTTTGGTTTCTTGCGCCCAATCAACTATTCTCCAAGTTCAGAAGATATCTATATTTCTGCATCCCAAATTCGACGTTTTGACTTACGTAACGGAGATAAAGTAACAGGTAAAGTCCGTCCGCCTAAAGAAAATGAGCGCTATTACGGTTTATTACAGGTGGAATTAGTGAACGGGGAGGATCCGGATTCAGCGAAAGATCGAGTTCATTTCCCAGCGTTAACTCCGCTTTATCCAGACCGTCATATTAAACTAGAAACTGATTCAAGTAAACTTTCGACACGTATCATGGATCTAGTTGCACCCGTAGGTTTTGGTCAACGTGGATTAATAGTAGCACCGCCAAAAGCGGGGAAAACGATGATTCTTAAAGAAATTGCAAACTCGATTTCCACAAATTATCCTGATGCTGAACTGATTGTGTTACTGATTGATGAAAGACCAGAAGAAGTAACTGATATCGAGCGTTCAGTTAAGGCAGACGTTGTGAGCTCTACATTTGATGAAGTGCCTGAAAATCATGTCAAAGTAGCCGAGTTAGTGCTTGATCGTGCGATGCGTTTAGTAGAACATAAACGTGATGTTATTATATTAATGGATTCAATTACACGTCTTGCTCGTGCTTATAACTTAGTAATACCACCAAGTGGCCGTACATTATCAGGTGGTATTGACCCAGCAGCATTCCATCGTCCTAAACGCTTCTTCGGTGCAGCTCGTAATATTGAAGAAGGCGGAAGTTTAACGATTTTAGCAACTGCTTTAGTAGAAACAGGATCACGTATGGATGAAGTTATTTACGAAGAATTCAAAGGAACAGGTAACTTAGAACTTCACCTTGACCGCAATTTAGCAGAACGCCGAATTTTCCCAGCACTAGACATTCGTCGCTCGGGAACACGAAAAGAAGAATTACTAATTCCTGCTGACCAACTTGAAAAACTTTGGGCAATCCGTAAAACGTTCTCAGATTCAAACGATTTCGGTGAGCGTTTCTTGAAGAAACTAAGTCAATCTAAAACGAATGAAGAATTTTTTGAACAATTAAATACGGAAATGAAAGAAAAAAGAGGCGGTAAAGGCTTACTGTAA
- the glpX gene encoding class II fructose-bisphosphatase: MERSLSMELVRVTEAAAIASARWMGRGLKIEADDAATTAMRDVFNSIPMQGVVVIGEGEMDEAPMLYIGEELGLGLGGPAVDIAVDPLEGTNIVASGGWNALAVLAIADRGNLLHAPDMYMEKLAVGPESRGKVDINASVTDNLLAVARAKNKDIEDVVATLINRPRHQKLIDEIRRSGARIKLIDDGDVAGAINTAFDETGVDILFGLGGAPEGVIAAVGLKCLGGEIQGRLVPQNEQELQRCIRMGLDVNRVLRMEDLVKGDDAIFAATGVTDGELMRGVQFKGAYAESHSLVMRAKSGTVRFIEGRHSLKKKPHHMMEV; the protein is encoded by the coding sequence ATGGAACGCAGTTTATCAATGGAGTTAGTACGTGTTACGGAGGCCGCAGCAATCGCTTCGGCACGTTGGATGGGCCGTGGCTTGAAAATTGAAGCGGACGATGCAGCAACTACAGCTATGCGTGACGTTTTTAATTCAATCCCTATGCAAGGTGTTGTCGTAATTGGCGAAGGCGAAATGGACGAAGCACCAATGCTATATATTGGTGAAGAACTAGGACTAGGCTTGGGTGGTCCAGCTGTTGATATAGCAGTAGATCCATTAGAAGGAACAAATATCGTCGCATCTGGTGGCTGGAATGCATTAGCAGTGCTTGCAATTGCAGACCGAGGCAACTTACTTCATGCGCCAGATATGTACATGGAAAAATTAGCAGTAGGTCCTGAATCAAGAGGTAAAGTCGATATTAACGCTTCTGTAACGGATAACTTATTAGCGGTTGCTCGTGCAAAAAATAAAGACATCGAAGACGTTGTGGCAACTCTAATAAACCGTCCACGTCATCAAAAACTTATTGATGAAATTCGCAGATCAGGTGCTCGTATTAAATTGATTGATGACGGCGACGTAGCAGGAGCAATCAACACAGCATTTGATGAAACAGGCGTAGATATTTTATTCGGACTTGGCGGCGCTCCTGAAGGCGTTATAGCTGCAGTAGGATTAAAGTGTTTAGGTGGCGAAATTCAAGGTAGACTAGTTCCTCAAAACGAACAAGAATTACAACGTTGTATTCGTATGGGGCTAGACGTAAATCGTGTACTTCGAATGGAAGACCTTGTAAAAGGTGATGACGCAATCTTTGCAGCAACTGGTGTAACAGATGGTGAGCTAATGCGTGGTGTTCAGTTTAAGGGAGCCTATGCAGAGTCTCATTCATTAGTCATGCGTGCTAAATCAGGTACAGTCCGTTTCATAGAGGGACGACACAGCTTGAAGAAAAAACCTCATCATATGATGGAAGTCTAA
- a CDS encoding UDP-N-acetylglucosamine 1-carboxyvinyltransferase has protein sequence MDVFKINGQQRLQGTIKVSGAKNSAVALIPASILANSPVTIEGLPEISDVGTLKELLEELGGEARFDAGTMYIDPTNMQDMPLPNGNVKKLRASYYLMGAMLGRFKKAVIGLPGGCFLGPRPIDQHIKGFEALGAKVTNEHGAIYLRADELRGAKIYLDVVSVGATINIMLAAVKAKGQTTIENAAKEPEIIDVATLLNNMGARIKGAGTNVIRIDGVEELHGTNHTIIPDRIEAGTFMIMAAVAGDGITIDNVIPFHVEALTAKLREMGVKVEEGEESIFIPKSENLQAVDVKTLVYPGFPTDLQQPFSVLMSQATGSSVITDTIYSARFKHIDELKRMNASARVEGRTAIISGPTKLESASVYASDLRAGAALVLAGLIAEGETEIRDIYHIERGYSSIIDKLRGLGADIRRETLEDAKPIFKEKF, from the coding sequence ATGGACGTTTTTAAAATTAATGGTCAACAAAGATTACAAGGAACAATTAAAGTAAGTGGTGCAAAAAACAGTGCGGTAGCATTAATTCCAGCATCTATTTTAGCAAACTCTCCTGTCACGATTGAAGGTTTACCGGAAATATCGGATGTTGGAACTCTTAAAGAATTGCTTGAAGAACTGGGTGGGGAAGCAAGGTTTGATGCTGGGACCATGTATATCGATCCAACCAATATGCAAGACATGCCATTACCAAATGGCAACGTAAAAAAATTACGTGCCTCGTATTATTTAATGGGTGCCATGCTTGGCCGTTTCAAAAAAGCGGTCATTGGCTTGCCGGGCGGCTGTTTCTTAGGACCACGTCCAATTGATCAGCATATCAAAGGCTTTGAAGCTCTAGGCGCGAAAGTGACCAACGAACATGGTGCTATTTATTTGCGTGCTGATGAACTACGTGGAGCGAAAATTTATTTAGATGTAGTAAGTGTTGGCGCAACAATTAACATTATGCTTGCAGCTGTAAAGGCAAAGGGTCAAACGACGATTGAGAATGCAGCAAAAGAACCAGAAATCATTGATGTTGCAACGTTATTAAACAACATGGGTGCGAGAATTAAAGGTGCCGGAACTAACGTCATTCGTATAGATGGCGTTGAGGAATTACACGGGACGAACCATACCATTATCCCCGATCGAATTGAAGCAGGTACATTTATGATTATGGCAGCGGTAGCTGGTGACGGCATTACGATTGATAATGTCATCCCATTCCATGTCGAAGCATTAACTGCGAAACTTAGAGAAATGGGCGTCAAAGTTGAAGAAGGCGAAGAAAGTATTTTTATTCCGAAATCAGAGAACTTGCAGGCAGTGGATGTTAAAACACTCGTGTATCCTGGTTTTCCAACGGATTTACAACAACCCTTCTCAGTTCTGATGTCACAGGCAACGGGCTCTTCTGTTATAACTGACACGATTTATTCAGCACGCTTCAAACATATCGATGAGTTGAAACGTATGAATGCAAGTGCTCGTGTCGAAGGGCGAACTGCGATTATTTCAGGTCCAACAAAATTAGAATCTGCTTCAGTTTATGCATCTGATTTACGAGCAGGGGCAGCTCTTGTTTTAGCGGGACTAATTGCTGAAGGCGAGACGGAAATTCGCGACATTTACCATATCGAACGTGGCTACAGCTCAATAATTGATAAATTGCGTGGGCTAGGGGCAGATATTCGTCGTGAAACTTTAGAAGACGCAAAACCTATATTTAAAGAAAAATTCTAA
- the fsa gene encoding fructose-6-phosphate aldolase has product MKFFIDTANFEEIKEAHAWGIVSGVTTNPSLVAKENISFHDRLREITALVEGSVSAEVIALDVEGMIKEGRELAEIAPNITVKLPMTPDGLAACSVFSKEGIKTNITLIFSANQALLAARAGATYVSPFVGRLDDIGHNGMDLVSTIAQIFEIHNIDTEIIAASIRHPQHVTDAALQGAHIGTMPINVMKQMFKHPLTDKGIDAFLADWNSRKSAE; this is encoded by the coding sequence ATGAAATTTTTTATCGATACAGCAAACTTTGAAGAAATAAAAGAAGCACATGCATGGGGCATTGTATCTGGTGTAACCACTAATCCATCCCTTGTAGCAAAAGAAAACATTTCTTTCCATGATCGCTTACGTGAAATCACTGCTCTTGTTGAAGGTTCAGTGAGTGCAGAAGTTATTGCATTAGACGTAGAGGGAATGATTAAAGAAGGTCGTGAACTAGCTGAGATTGCGCCAAATATCACAGTGAAATTACCGATGACACCTGATGGTTTAGCAGCATGTTCTGTGTTTTCAAAAGAAGGTATTAAAACAAATATCACATTAATTTTCAGTGCGAATCAAGCACTCCTAGCAGCACGTGCTGGTGCAACATATGTTTCACCATTCGTTGGTCGTTTAGATGATATTGGTCATAACGGAATGGATTTAGTTAGTACAATTGCTCAAATTTTTGAAATACACAATATTGATACAGAAATAATTGCCGCATCAATTCGTCATCCACAACATGTGACTGACGCAGCGCTTCAAGGTGCACATATTGGCACTATGCCGATTAACGTAATGAAACAAATGTTTAAACATCCTTTAACGGACAAAGGAATTGATGCATTTTTGGCGGATTGGAATAGCCGAAAAAGTGCAGAATAA